The Aureitalea marina genome includes a window with the following:
- the folB gene encoding dihydroneopterin aldolase, with amino-acid sequence MSSIKLKNIRIFANHGCMTEEEKIGSDYLVNLTVKANLSRAAQSDKLSETVDYVHLNKIVKEEMAIRSKLLEHVGQRIINSIFEQIPLVSDVKVRVSKMNPPIGGDVEDVSVSMKAKR; translated from the coding sequence ATGAGCAGCATCAAGCTGAAAAACATAAGAATATTTGCCAACCACGGCTGTATGACGGAAGAGGAAAAGATCGGTAGTGATTATCTGGTCAACCTCACCGTAAAAGCTAATTTGAGCCGTGCGGCCCAATCGGACAAACTCTCCGAAACGGTAGACTATGTTCACTTGAATAAGATCGTCAAAGAGGAAATGGCTATCCGGTCCAAATTACTGGAACACGTGGGTCAGCGTATCATCAACTCCATCTTCGAGCAGATTCCTCTGGTTAGCGATGTTAAGGTGAGAGTGTCTAAAATGAATCCTCCCATTGGCGGAGATGTGGAAGATGTAAGCGTAAGCATGAAGGCTAAGCGCTAA
- a CDS encoding glutamine--tRNA ligase/YqeY domain fusion protein, producing MSETRESLNFIEHIIEDDLAGDYVHDQLCFRFPPEPNGYLHIGHASSICLNFGLGLKYDAPVNLRFDDTNPTKEEQEFVDAIKKDVAWLGYEWANECYASDYFQQLYDWAVQLIKDGNAYVDSQSSEEIATQKGTPSEPGQASPYRDRSVEENLELFEQMKNGDTPEGQHVLRAKIDMASPNMLMRDPVMYRVLHKHHHRTGTDWKIFPMYDWTHGESDYIEQVSHSLCTLEFQPHRELYDWFLDQVHQPAKLRPKQREFARRNLSHTVVSKRKLARLVEEGIVNGWDDPRMPTISGLRRRGYTATAIRNFADSIGVGKRENLIDVSHLEFCAREDLNKTSPRVMTVLDPLKVVITNYPEGQEEFLISENNPEDASAGEREVPFSREIYIERADFREEANRKFFRLKLGHEVRLKNAYIIKAEKAIKDEDGNILEVHCTYDEDSKSGSGTEASLRKVKGTLHWVSASHALPVEVRLYDRLFSEAAPDADKDKDFLEFVNPNSLEVVTAFAEPSLKDAKAGDRFQFQRLGYFVVDPDSKPEKIVFNRTVGLRDTWAKLTS from the coding sequence ATGAGCGAGACTAGGGAATCACTTAATTTTATAGAACATATCATCGAGGATGATCTTGCAGGAGACTACGTGCACGATCAATTGTGTTTTCGATTTCCACCTGAACCCAATGGCTATCTTCATATTGGTCACGCCTCTTCCATTTGTTTGAATTTTGGTCTGGGTCTGAAATACGACGCGCCGGTCAATCTCCGTTTTGACGACACCAATCCTACCAAGGAAGAACAAGAATTTGTAGACGCCATCAAGAAGGACGTGGCCTGGCTAGGGTATGAATGGGCGAATGAGTGTTATGCATCCGATTATTTTCAGCAGCTATATGATTGGGCGGTTCAATTGATCAAGGACGGCAACGCCTATGTGGACTCTCAATCTTCTGAAGAGATCGCAACACAAAAAGGGACACCTTCCGAGCCGGGTCAGGCAAGTCCTTATCGCGACCGTTCTGTAGAGGAGAACCTTGAACTCTTTGAGCAAATGAAAAACGGTGACACCCCAGAGGGACAGCACGTCTTAAGGGCAAAGATAGATATGGCCTCTCCTAATATGTTGATGAGAGACCCAGTAATGTATAGGGTGCTTCACAAGCACCATCACCGCACAGGGACAGACTGGAAGATCTTTCCGATGTACGACTGGACCCATGGTGAAAGCGATTATATAGAGCAAGTGTCTCATTCCCTTTGTACCCTCGAATTCCAGCCGCACAGGGAACTCTATGATTGGTTTTTAGATCAGGTGCATCAACCAGCTAAACTCAGACCGAAGCAGCGCGAATTCGCAAGAAGGAACCTAAGCCATACCGTTGTTAGTAAGAGAAAACTAGCTCGTTTGGTGGAGGAAGGAATTGTCAATGGTTGGGACGATCCACGGATGCCGACCATCTCCGGACTCAGGAGGCGTGGTTATACCGCTACAGCAATAAGGAACTTTGCCGACAGCATAGGCGTGGGTAAAAGAGAGAACCTAATCGATGTATCCCACCTGGAGTTTTGTGCACGTGAGGACCTTAACAAGACATCGCCTCGAGTGATGACGGTCTTAGATCCGCTGAAGGTGGTAATTACGAATTATCCGGAAGGACAAGAGGAATTTTTGATCTCTGAGAACAATCCGGAGGACGCTTCAGCAGGAGAGCGAGAAGTGCCCTTTTCCAGGGAGATCTACATTGAACGTGCCGACTTTCGAGAGGAAGCAAACCGCAAGTTCTTCCGTCTAAAATTGGGTCATGAGGTCCGTCTTAAAAATGCCTACATCATAAAGGCCGAAAAAGCCATCAAGGATGAGGATGGAAATATTCTGGAGGTTCATTGTACCTACGATGAGGATAGCAAAAGCGGAAGCGGCACCGAAGCCTCTTTGCGGAAAGTCAAAGGAACCTTGCATTGGGTTTCGGCATCACACGCACTGCCCGTGGAGGTCAGGCTTTACGACCGCTTGTTTTCGGAGGCTGCACCGGATGCGGACAAAGACAAGGACTTTTTAGAATTTGTAAACCCAAATTCTCTTGAAGTTGTTACGGCTTTCGCAGAGCCGAGCTTAAAGGATGCTAAGGCCGGAGACCGATTCCAGTTTCAGCGCCTGGGGTACTTTGTGGTTGATCCCGATTCAAAACCAGAAAAAATTGTGTTCAATCGGACTGTCGGCCTGCGAGACACCTGGGCCAAATTAACCTCTTAA
- a CDS encoding head GIN domain-containing protein: MKKLLFVLALIACSAQAQRTITKDVGDFDMLKVYDLIEINLIQSDENRVVIKGHNTDDVRVINQNGKLKLRMEIDTRFDGSRTFIEVYYTDIKTIDSNEGARIVVNQVIEQDEIELRAQEGGMIRVGLDVDRANIKAVTGGIIEARGLAKSQEISLNTGGIFEGMDLRTKRTKIGIMAAGEAEVNASDLVDLKITAGGDIYIYGNPKEIDEKRFAGGRVKVMN, translated from the coding sequence ATGAAAAAACTTCTATTTGTACTAGCGCTGATCGCCTGTTCTGCCCAGGCCCAAAGGACCATCACCAAAGACGTTGGTGATTTTGACATGCTAAAAGTTTACGATTTGATCGAGATAAATTTGATACAATCGGACGAGAACAGAGTGGTTATCAAAGGACATAATACGGACGATGTACGGGTGATCAATCAGAATGGAAAATTAAAACTTCGCATGGAGATTGATACACGTTTTGACGGAAGCAGGACATTTATCGAGGTTTACTATACGGATATCAAGACCATAGACTCCAATGAAGGGGCAAGAATTGTAGTGAACCAGGTGATCGAACAGGACGAGATCGAACTCAGAGCCCAGGAGGGCGGAATGATTAGGGTTGGCTTGGATGTAGATCGAGCCAACATCAAGGCGGTCACTGGCGGTATCATCGAGGCTAGGGGCCTGGCCAAATCTCAGGAAATTTCCCTGAATACCGGTGGTATATTTGAAGGCATGGATCTAAGGACAAAACGCACCAAGATCGGTATCATGGCCGCAGGAGAGGCTGAGGTGAATGCCTCTGATCTTGTAGACCTGAAGATCACAGCTGGAGGAGATATCTACATCTATGGCAACCCCAAGGAGATCGATGAGAAGCGATTTGCTGGTGGCCGGGTTAAGGTCATGAACTAG
- a CDS encoding sulfatase-like hydrolase/transferase: protein MVQNIRQSFDRLWPLALLVYLPFLIVSASGVFLITHWLEYSREVIAFFLLSSIGYGLLVLFPVRARRHLLPLVLGFCSLSACLKMGFYLLYQTRYSASALFVIFETNTEEVGDFVTAYINGPLLLLVVILAIPFVASLFIAFTNRGFARLRGSLRQKQPVLLLVLVTVLILGSAWTIKKRYANENIALTSISAYKEFQQVRQNLSDALAKPLSTAFDEVVADSTKQTHVIVIGESTSSWHMQLYGYGRQTNPLLNKRAGLLAFNDIITPHVHTLLALEKILTMACNSDPKPAVNGSVVQLANQAGYKTFWVSNQQPVGLHESISTIIGSAADEKKYLSTNGYQYTVYDEALFKPFQEALSDPAERKIIFVHLIGTHARYYKRYPKEFSVFQGQDYPSKFKSEDASREINEYDNAVLYNDMIIDSMIQFLDARAEKRSLLYLSDHGDEVYDTMEMAGHNEYWATSPMYQVPFLVWSPSSSINPSWQDRPYLLDDFIHSFAELTNIRFLEWDPSKSVFNPEFQVKQRFVNDGEDFDLRPKTGLGD from the coding sequence ATGGTTCAAAACATACGCCAGAGCTTTGATAGACTATGGCCGCTGGCCTTATTGGTTTACCTTCCCTTTCTCATTGTTTCCGCCTCTGGTGTCTTCCTGATCACGCATTGGTTAGAATACTCCAGAGAGGTCATTGCATTCTTTCTACTATCCAGTATAGGATATGGGTTGCTGGTCCTATTTCCTGTCCGCGCCCGACGACACTTACTGCCGTTAGTTTTAGGTTTTTGTAGTCTCAGTGCCTGTTTGAAGATGGGCTTTTACTTGCTCTATCAGACACGCTATAGTGCTTCCGCCCTATTTGTGATCTTCGAAACGAACACGGAAGAAGTGGGTGATTTTGTCACAGCTTATATCAATGGCCCATTATTGCTATTAGTGGTGATTTTGGCCATTCCTTTCGTTGCCAGCCTGTTCATCGCCTTTACCAACCGAGGATTTGCTCGTTTGAGGGGCTCCTTACGGCAAAAACAGCCTGTCTTGCTATTGGTGTTAGTAACAGTCCTTATCCTCGGCTCTGCATGGACAATCAAAAAGCGGTATGCCAATGAGAATATTGCCCTGACGTCGATTAGCGCCTATAAAGAGTTTCAGCAAGTCAGACAGAACTTAAGTGATGCTCTGGCCAAACCGCTTTCCACTGCCTTCGATGAGGTGGTGGCCGATTCGACAAAACAAACTCATGTTATCGTTATCGGAGAATCTACCTCAAGCTGGCATATGCAGCTGTATGGATATGGCCGGCAAACCAATCCTTTACTCAACAAGAGAGCAGGACTATTGGCGTTCAACGATATCATCACGCCACATGTCCACACCTTATTGGCCTTGGAGAAAATTCTAACAATGGCCTGTAACTCTGACCCTAAGCCAGCCGTCAACGGTTCGGTGGTTCAGTTAGCCAATCAGGCTGGCTATAAGACCTTTTGGGTATCCAATCAACAACCAGTTGGTTTGCATGAAAGTATTTCTACTATCATTGGAAGTGCTGCAGATGAAAAAAAATACTTGTCTACCAATGGATACCAGTATACTGTTTATGACGAAGCATTATTTAAGCCATTTCAAGAGGCGCTTAGTGATCCGGCAGAAAGGAAGATCATTTTTGTCCATTTGATCGGCACCCATGCTAGGTACTACAAACGCTATCCAAAGGAATTCAGCGTCTTCCAAGGACAAGATTATCCCTCCAAATTCAAGTCCGAGGACGCCAGTCGCGAAATCAATGAATATGACAACGCTGTACTCTATAACGACATGATAATCGACAGCATGATCCAATTCCTTGATGCACGAGCTGAAAAGCGGTCGTTGCTCTATCTTTCCGACCACGGGGACGAAGTCTATGACACCATGGAGATGGCCGGGCATAATGAATATTGGGCCACTTCCCCTATGTACCAGGTGCCATTTCTGGTTTGGTCGCCAAGTTCATCAATTAATCCCAGTTGGCAGGACAGGCCTTATCTGTTGGATGACTTCATCCACAGTTTTGCAGAACTGACCAATATCCGTTTCCTGGAATGGGATCCGTCAAAAAGCGTTTTTAACCCCGAATTCCAGGTAAAACAACGGTTTGTTAATGATGGTGAAGATTTTGATCTCCGGCCCAAAACAGGACTCGGGGATTAA